A window of the Brassica oleracea var. oleracea cultivar TO1000 chromosome C1, BOL, whole genome shotgun sequence genome harbors these coding sequences:
- the LOC106296884 gene encoding protein SHOOT GRAVITROPISM 5-like isoform X1 yields MAEQQQQQDHHKELQLLPSPPSTESRVRKFRPTVITTDHHHSPSMIHQDLDLKLSISLSTIPTATVEHLSDGGGGGSGVEALKWHAAEQIRLAAIEKAYAERVRELTRREMEMAQAEFARARVMRQKAREEVERAERMKERSMTKIDTTCLEITCYSCRQRFKP; encoded by the exons ATGGCTGAGCAACAACAACAACAAGATCATCACAAAGAGCTTCAGCTTTTGCCTTCTCCACCGTCGACAGAATCTCGAGTCAGGAAATTCCGACCAACAGTTATAACAACCGATCACCACCATTCCCCATCTATGATCCACCAAGATCTCGACCTCAAACTCTCCATCAGCCTCAGTACAATTCCAACAGCGACGGTGGAGCATCTAAGCGATGGCGGAGGAGGAGGTAGTGGTGTGGAAGCCCTGAAGTGGCATGCAGCGGAGCAGATAAGACTAGCGGCGATAGAGAAAGCTTACGCGGAGAGAGTCAGAGAGCTGACTCGCCGTGAGATGGAGATGGCTCAAGCTGAGTTTGCTCGTGCAAG GGTGATGAGGCAGAAGGCTAGGGAGGAGGTGGAGAGAGCGGAGAGAATGAAGGAGAGATCAATGACGAAGATCGATACGACTTGCTTGGAGATCACTTGCTACTCTTGCAGGCAACGCTTTAAGCCTTAA
- the LOC106296884 gene encoding protein SHOOT GRAVITROPISM 5-like isoform X2 — MAEQQQQQDHHKELQLLPSPPSTESRVRKFRPTVITTDHHHSPSMIHQDLDLKLSISLSTIPTATVEHLSDGGGGGSGVEALKWHAAEQIRLAAIEKAYAERVRELTRREMEMAQAEFARARRLGRRWRERRE, encoded by the exons ATGGCTGAGCAACAACAACAACAAGATCATCACAAAGAGCTTCAGCTTTTGCCTTCTCCACCGTCGACAGAATCTCGAGTCAGGAAATTCCGACCAACAGTTATAACAACCGATCACCACCATTCCCCATCTATGATCCACCAAGATCTCGACCTCAAACTCTCCATCAGCCTCAGTACAATTCCAACAGCGACGGTGGAGCATCTAAGCGATGGCGGAGGAGGAGGTAGTGGTGTGGAAGCCCTGAAGTGGCATGCAGCGGAGCAGATAAGACTAGCGGCGATAGAGAAAGCTTACGCGGAGAGAGTCAGAGAGCTGACTCGCCGTGAGATGGAGATGGCTCAAGCTGAGTTTGCTCGTGCAAG AAGGCTAGGGAGGAGGTGGAGAGAGCGGAGAGAATGA